The following are encoded together in the Triticum aestivum cultivar Chinese Spring unplaced genomic scaffold, IWGSC CS RefSeq v2.1 scaffold235898, whole genome shotgun sequence genome:
- the LOC123178675 gene encoding uncharacterized protein isoform X1 produces the protein MLLNCFYSAIITVPSVNRLQVFSSDSLLNKTWVKAGAGHDQINSHVATQNLQPQSKIKREYLFAEHFRANEHQLLASIYLYWLCCLNLAISAAVIASSAQRIGAGATVEDRSRKSVPC, from the exons ATGCTGCTCAATTGTTTCTATTCGGCGATCATCACTGTACCCTCTGTCAATCGCCTTCAGGTCTTCAGCTCCGATAGCCTCCTG AACAAAACATGGGTCAAAGCTGGAGCAGGGCATGATCAAATCAACAGTCATGTGGCAACGCAAAACCTACAACCTCAGTCTAAAATTAAGAGGGAGTATTTGTTTGCTGAGCATTTTCGTGCAAATGAACATCAACTTCTG GCATCAATTTATTTATACTGGCTATGTTGCCTGAATCTCGCAATTAGTGCTGCAGTCATTGCCAGTTCGGCTCAGAGAATTGGTGCCGGTGCTACTGTTGAAGATCGGAGCAGAAAATCGGTGCCTTGCTGA
- the LOC123178675 gene encoding uncharacterized protein isoform X2: MAKCMSNLKASLWWKTTKMISALAFLMTCKIIFLSECCSIVSIRRSSLRTSQFVLLASRTKHGSKLEQGMIKSTVMWQRKTYNLSLKLRGSICLLSIFVQMNINFWHQFIYTGYVA; encoded by the exons ATGGCCAAGTGCATGTCGAATTTGAAGGCTTCTCTGTGGTGGAAGACGACGAAGATGATTTCTGCTCTTGCATTTCTGATGACCTGCAAGATAATCTTTCTTAGTGAATGCTGCTCAATTGTTTCTATTCGGCGATCATCACT AAGAACATCACAGTTTGTATTATTGGCGAGCAGAACAAAACATGGGTCAAAGCTGGAGCAGGGCATGATCAAATCAACAGTCATGTGGCAACGCAAAACCTACAACCTCAGTCTAAAATTAAGAGGGAGTATTTGTTTGCTGAGCATTTTCGTGCAAATGAACATCAACTTCTG GCATCAATTTATTTATACTGGCTATGTTGCCTGA